A genomic stretch from Lysobacter soyae includes:
- a CDS encoding MMPL family transporter produces MRPLSATWRVSLALLWLAVLVAIGVWQSRHLQMSGDLRKFMPSAETPAQRFLMDELGEGPGSRLLLMSVEGAPADALAAQSRLMQVKLAGNADFVLVSNGGMRGLDAIPARLRSYRYLLSNSGVHLDRDALSSALQERLADLGSPAAAMIEPLLGADPTLETLALAQQWQPANGPQTIDGVWFDAAGKKSLLLAQTRAAGFDPTGQERAVAAIRTAFEASRREVPAASGAKLTLTGPGAFAVEIGGRTSKEASMIGTIDGIALFILLILAYRSWRTPIFGALPLATAGVAGLAAVALCFDGVHGITVAFGFTLIGVVQDYPIHLLSHQRAGISPWDNARKIWPTLATGVASTCIAYFTFLASGVDGLKQLAVFTVVGLVSAALTTRCLLPALIDPAPRDPADSRALSRLWFQVERIPRAPRWVLAGIAAASLAVIVLSPAGFWENDLSKLTPVPTAALKQDEQLRSALGAPDVRYVIALQANTADAALRRSEQLQPKLDALMADGAIQNYDMASRYLPSAEKQRTRQAALPDPATLQQALDAALVDTDFRADVFGDFLRDVETARTAPPLRFNDLKGTPLESSLGGLLLQREGHATALVSLSGIRDASEVQRVLSTDGVQLLDLKAASESLVIAYRQRVLWSLLVASVLLVMTVWFALKQRHRVVRVLLPMSLSLLLILAVLRGLGIELNLFHLVAFILAAGLGLDYALFFEHAGDDRPDQLRTFHALIVCSLTTVLVFFLLALSSIPVLRAIGLTVTLGVIFNFVLALWIARAPTRA; encoded by the coding sequence ATGAGGCCGCTATCGGCGACATGGCGGGTGTCGCTGGCCCTGCTGTGGTTGGCTGTCTTGGTCGCCATCGGTGTGTGGCAGAGCCGCCACCTGCAAATGAGCGGCGATCTGCGCAAGTTCATGCCTTCCGCTGAAACGCCTGCACAAAGATTTCTTATGGACGAACTCGGCGAAGGGCCGGGTTCGCGTTTGTTGTTGATGTCTGTGGAGGGCGCACCGGCGGATGCCTTGGCGGCGCAATCGCGCCTCATGCAAGTGAAGCTGGCGGGCAACGCGGATTTCGTCTTGGTCTCGAACGGCGGCATGAGAGGTCTCGATGCCATTCCGGCGCGTTTGCGCAGCTACCGATATTTACTCAGTAACTCGGGTGTCCATCTGGATCGCGATGCTTTGTCATCTGCATTGCAGGAACGCTTGGCGGATTTGGGCTCGCCGGCTGCGGCGATGATCGAACCGCTATTGGGTGCCGACCCCACGCTGGAAACGCTCGCGCTTGCCCAACAATGGCAGCCCGCCAACGGGCCGCAAACCATTGACGGTGTTTGGTTTGATGCCGCCGGAAAGAAAAGCCTGTTGCTCGCGCAAACACGCGCGGCGGGATTTGATCCGACCGGTCAAGAACGCGCCGTTGCCGCCATCCGCACGGCCTTTGAAGCGAGCCGCCGCGAGGTGCCCGCCGCTTCCGGTGCGAAGTTGACCTTGACCGGCCCGGGTGCCTTCGCGGTGGAGATCGGCGGGCGGACTTCAAAAGAAGCATCAATGATCGGCACCATCGACGGCATCGCGCTGTTCATCCTGCTGATCCTGGCTTATCGCAGCTGGCGTACGCCGATTTTCGGAGCGCTGCCGTTGGCGACCGCCGGTGTTGCAGGTTTGGCTGCGGTCGCCCTATGTTTTGACGGCGTGCACGGCATCACGGTGGCCTTCGGTTTCACCTTGATCGGTGTGGTCCAAGATTACCCGATCCATTTGTTATCCCATCAACGCGCGGGCATTTCGCCTTGGGATAACGCCAGAAAAATTTGGCCGACATTGGCCACGGGTGTCGCCTCGACCTGCATCGCGTATTTCACATTCCTTGCGTCGGGCGTGGACGGTCTGAAGCAACTGGCGGTGTTCACGGTGGTTGGCTTGGTCAGTGCTGCGCTCACCACGCGATGCTTGCTGCCGGCGCTGATTGATCCTGCGCCGCGAGATCCGGCCGATTCACGCGCGTTGTCGCGTCTTTGGTTTCAGGTCGAGCGCATTCCACGCGCGCCCAGATGGGTGCTGGCCGGTATCGCGGCGGCGTCCCTGGCGGTGATTGTCTTGTCGCCTGCGGGGTTTTGGGAAAACGATCTGTCGAAGCTGACGCCGGTCCCGACAGCGGCCCTGAAGCAGGATGAGCAATTGCGCAGTGCGCTTGGCGCACCCGATGTGCGCTACGTGATCGCATTGCAAGCCAATACGGCGGATGCGGCCCTGCGCCGGTCGGAGCAACTCCAACCGAAGTTGGATGCCCTGATGGCTGACGGCGCCATCCAAAACTACGACATGGCTTCGCGTTATTTGCCGAGTGCGGAGAAACAGCGTACCCGGCAAGCGGCATTGCCGGATCCGGCGACCTTGCAACAGGCACTTGACGCCGCATTGGTCGACACCGATTTCCGTGCGGATGTCTTTGGCGATTTCCTGCGTGATGTGGAAACTGCACGCACGGCGCCGCCCCTTCGATTCAACGATTTGAAGGGCACACCGCTCGAATCCTCCTTGGGCGGCCTTCTGTTGCAACGCGAAGGGCATGCGACGGCATTGGTCTCGCTATCGGGCATTCGCGATGCGAGTGAAGTTCAAAGGGTGTTGTCGACTGACGGCGTGCAACTGTTGGACTTGAAGGCCGCATCCGAATCTTTGGTCATCGCTTATCGTCAGCGCGTTTTGTGGTCGTTGCTGGTGGCCTCCGTCCTGTTGGTGATGACGGTCTGGTTCGCCCTCAAACAACGTCACCGCGTGGTGCGCGTGTTGCTTCCCATGAGCTTGAGTCTTCTGTTGATCTTGGCGGTCTTGCGGGGGCTCGGCATCGAGCTGAACTTGTTTCATTTGGTTGCCTTCATTCTGGCGGCGGGCCTCGGACTCGATTACGCCCTGTTCTTTGAGCACGCCGGTGATGATCGTCCCGACCAGTTGCGCACTTTCCACGCCTTGATCGTCTGCAGTCTGACCACGGTGCTGGTGTTCTTCCTGCTGGCACTCTCGAGCATTCCGGTACTGCGCGCGATCGGGTTGACCGTCACCTTGGGCGTGATTTTCAATTTTGTTTTGGCGCTATGGATTGCACGGGCACCGACACGGGCATGA
- a CDS encoding phosphotransferase, which translates to MKDDFAAVPIEALVPHKGAMCLWERVVAFDADFVELETQSHRSPDNPLRSEGSLRAIHLCEYGAQAMAVHGGLLAQQGGEARKGYLVALRGVDIRLPRIDDLTSALRCQARLLMNSDASQQYEFRLMHAGECIAEGRAAVMLAPKGDARDE; encoded by the coding sequence ATGAAGGACGATTTCGCCGCAGTTCCGATCGAGGCACTGGTTCCGCACAAGGGCGCTATGTGCTTGTGGGAGCGCGTCGTCGCATTCGATGCTGACTTCGTTGAATTGGAAACGCAAAGCCATCGGTCGCCGGACAATCCCTTGCGCTCTGAGGGTAGCTTGCGTGCCATCCACTTGTGCGAATACGGCGCACAAGCGATGGCCGTGCATGGCGGTTTGCTCGCGCAGCAAGGCGGCGAGGCGCGCAAAGGCTATTTGGTTGCGCTGCGCGGCGTAGACATCCGTTTGCCGCGAATCGACGACCTGACGTCGGCACTGCGCTGCCAAGCACGACTTTTGATGAACAGTGATGCGAGTCAGCAATACGAATTTCGATTGATGCATGCAGGTGAATGCATTGCAGAGGGAAGGGCGGCAGTTATGCTCGCGCCGAAGGGAGATGCACGTGATGAATGA
- the fabG gene encoding 3-oxoacyl-ACP reductase FabG: MNEAKKKRALVTGGSGDIGSAICVALADQGVQVIVHANGNVAKAQAVVDGICKAGGTAVAVAFDVTDASATANGLEALLKEGPIDIVVNNAGIHDDAPMAGMSHAQWQRVIDVSLNGFFHVTQPLLLPMARQRWGRVVCVSSVAATMGNRGQTNYAAAKGALHGAVKSLAREMGSRGITANVVAPGIIRGSMTEGVFDEAQIKATVPAARAGTPPEVAALVAFLCSDSAAYINGQVIGINGGMA, encoded by the coding sequence ATGAATGAAGCAAAGAAGAAGCGCGCACTGGTGACCGGCGGTTCGGGGGATATCGGATCGGCGATCTGCGTCGCCCTTGCGGACCAAGGCGTCCAGGTCATCGTCCATGCGAATGGCAATGTGGCCAAGGCGCAAGCGGTGGTGGATGGCATCTGCAAAGCGGGCGGCACGGCAGTGGCCGTCGCCTTCGATGTGACCGATGCGTCGGCGACGGCGAATGGGCTCGAAGCGCTTTTGAAAGAAGGGCCGATCGACATTGTGGTGAACAACGCCGGCATTCACGACGATGCGCCGATGGCCGGCATGTCGCATGCGCAGTGGCAGCGCGTTATTGATGTGTCTTTGAACGGTTTTTTCCATGTGACCCAACCGTTGTTGCTGCCGATGGCGCGGCAACGTTGGGGGCGCGTGGTGTGCGTGTCGAGCGTGGCCGCAACCATGGGAAATCGCGGCCAGACCAACTACGCGGCAGCCAAAGGCGCGTTGCACGGCGCGGTCAAATCTTTGGCGCGCGAAATGGGCAGCCGCGGCATCACGGCCAACGTGGTGGCGCCAGGCATCATCCGCGGCAGCATGACCGAGGGCGTGTTTGACGAAGCGCAAATCAAGGCCACGGTGCCCGCGGCGCGCGCAGGCACGCCGCCAGAAGTTGCGGCGCTGGTAGCGTTCCTTTGCAGCGACTCGGCCGCTTACATCAACGGCCAAGTCATCGGCATCAACGGCGGAATGGCCTGA